A stretch of DNA from Glycine max cultivar Williams 82 chromosome 18, Glycine_max_v4.0, whole genome shotgun sequence:
CATTCCCAAACCTCCTCGGCCTGAATATCTACAACAATTCCTTTTCTGGAACCATACCCCCACAAATTGGTAACATATCCAAAgtaaatgttttgaatttttctttaaattttttccaTGGTTCCATCCCTCAAGAAATGTGGAAACTAATGAGTTTACAGAAACTTGATATTTCCTGGTGTCAACTAAGTGGAGAGATTTCTAATTCCATAGCAAACTTGTCCAACCTGTCATATCTAGATTTAGGTAGCAACAATTTTTCAAGCCACATTCCTCCGGGGATTGGAAAGTTGCACAAGTTAGAGTTTCTAGGTATTGCAGGTAGTAAGCTTTCTGGTTCCATTCCTCAAGAAATTGGAATGTTGGCAAACCTTACGTATATTGATTTGTCTCGAAACTCTCTCTCTGGTACTATTCCTGAAACAATAGGTAACATGAGTAATTTAAATATACTTGTGCTTTCTAATAACTCCCTATCTGGGCCAATCCCACCCTCCATATGGAACATGTCTAACTTGACCTTGCTCTACCTTGATGCCAATAAACTTTCTGGATCAATCCCTGCTTCCATAGAAAACTTGGCCAATATAGAGCATCTTGCACTTGATCGCAACCACCTTTCCGGATCCATTCCTTCCACCATTGGAAACTTGACAAAGCTCATTgagttgtatttattatttaacaatcTTTCTGGATCAATTCCTCCCTCAATAGGAAATTTGATCAATTTGAATGTCCTTAGTCTCCAAGCAAACAATCTCTCCGGAACAATTCCTCCCACATTTGGAAATTTGAAAATGCTCACCATTTTGGAATTGTCCACCAACAAACTTAATGGTAGCATTCCACAAGGCTTGAATAACATTACCAACTGGTACTCCTTGTTACTAGCTGAGAATGATTTCACAGGCCATTTACCACCTCAAGTTTGCTCTGCTGGGACACTAGTGTACTTTAATGCTTTTGGCAACCGTTTCACGGGTTCTGTGCCAAAAAGCTTAAAGAATTGCTCTAGTATTGAAAGAATCAGGCTGGAAGGAAACCAATTGGAAGGAGATATAGCACAAGACTTTGGAGTATATCCAAATTTGGAATACATTGATTTGAGTGACaataaatttcatggtcacATCTCACCAAACTGGGGGAAGTGCCACATTCTTGAAACCTTGAAGATATCCAACAATAATATTTCTGGTGGTATACCAATAGAACTTGTTGAGGCAACCAAGCTAGGCGTGCTTCACCTTTCTTCTAACCACTTGAATGGAAAGCTTCCAAATGAATTAGGGAATATGAAATCGTTATTTCAACTCAAGATTAGCAATAACCAACTTTCTGGAAACATTCCAACAGAAATTGGATTACTGCAAAATCTTGAAGATTTGGATCTGGGAAATAACGAGTTGAGTGGCACAATACCAAAAGAAGTTGGGGAATTACACAAGTTACggaatttgaatttgagcaagaacaaaattgaaggaagcatTCCCTCTAAGTTTAGCCAATCTTTAGAATCTCTTGATCTTAGTGGCAATTTGTTGAGTGGAACAATACCAACAAATCTTGGAGGTTTGCAAAGCTTGTTCATGTTGAATCTCTCACATAATAGTCTTTCTGGTACCATTCCTTCCACTTTTAGCAGAATGTTGAGTATTGTCAATATATCAGACAACCAATTAGAAGGGCCACTTCCAAATATTCCTGCTTTTCTTGATGCTTCAATTGAATCATTGAAAAATAACAAAGGCTTATGTGGTAATGTCACGGGTTTGGTTCTTTGTCCAACCAGCCATAATCGAAAGAGCAACAAAGTCATCCTAGTGGTATTCCTTAGTTTAGGAGCTCTACTGCTAGTGTTGTGTGGGGTTGGACTTTCAATGTATATTTTGTGTCGCAgtaaaagaaagggaaaaagtCATTCTAATTCTGAAGAAGCACAAAAGGATGTACTCTTTTCCATATGGAGCTATGATGGGAAAATCATGTTTGAAAACATCATTAAAGCTACAGAGAGTTTTGATGACAAATATCTCATTGGAGCGGGAAGTCAAGGATATGTTTACAAGGTGGTGTTGCCTTCAGGTTTGGTTGTTGCTGTGAAGAAACTTCATTCGGTGATAGACGAGGAAATGTCAGATTTTAGTTCAAAGGCTTTTGCAAGTGAGATTCAAGCCTTGACAGAAATCAAACACCGCAACATCATAAAGTTGCATGGATTTTGCTCACATTCACAGGTCTCATTTTTGGTTTATGAGTTCATGCAAGGGGGAAGCTTGGATCAAATGCTGAAGAATGACACACAAGCAATTGCATTTGATTGGGAAAAGAGAGTGAATGTTGTTAAAGGTGTGGCCAATGCTTTATCTTACTTGC
This window harbors:
- the LOC100527193 gene encoding uncharacterized protein LOC100527193 precursor, whose protein sequence is MITTIYILLFLIQTYSYTPIMVLTFERKKSMLFLFLFLFLTLSWPQAAAEDSEANALLKWKQSFDNYSQGLLSTWRGNSPCRWQGIQCDKSNSVSNIDLPFYGLKGTLHTLNFSSFPNLLGLNIYNNSFSGTIPPQIGNISKVNVLNFSLNFFHGSIPQEMWKLMSLQKLDISWCQLSGEISNSIANLSNLSYLDLGSNNFSSHIPPGIGKLHKLEFLGIAGSKLSGSIPQEIGMLANLTYIDLSRNSLSGTIPETIGNMSNLNILVLSNNSLSGPIPPSIWNMSNLTLLYLDANKLSGSIPASIENLANIEHLALDRNHLSGSIPSTIGNLTKLIELYLLFNNLSGSIPPSIGNLINLNVLSLQANNLSGTIPPTFGNLKMLTILELSTNKLNGSIPQGLNNITNWYSLLLAENDFTGHLPPQVCSAGTLVYFNAFGNRFTGSVPKSLKNCSSIERIRLEGNQLEGDIAQDFGVYPNLEYIDLSDNKFHGHISPNWGKCHILETLKISNNNISGGIPIELVEATKLGVLHLSSNHLNGKLPNELGNMKSLFQLKISNNQLSGNIPTEIGLLQNLEDLDLGNNELSGTIPKEVGELHKLRNLNLSKNKIEGSIPSKFSQSLESLDLSGNLLSGTIPTNLGGLQSLFMLNLSHNSLSGTIPSTFSRMLSIVNISDNQLEGPLPNIPAFLDASIESLKNNKGLCGNVTGLVLCPTSHNRKSNKVILVVFLSLGALLLVLCGVGLSMYILCRSKRKGKSHSNSEEAQKDVLFSIWSYDGKIMFENIIKATESFDDKYLIGAGSQGYVYKVVLPSGLVVAVKKLHSVIDEEMSDFSSKAFASEIQALTEIKHRNIIKLHGFCSHSQVSFLVYEFMQGGSLDQMLKNDTQAIAFDWEKRVNVVKGVANALSYLHHDCSSPIVHRDISSKNVLLDLEYEAHVSDFGTAKFLKPSSDSWTQFAGTFGYAAPELAQTMEVNEKCDVFSFGVLALEIIMGKHPRDIISQLMSPSMAPTINDLLLSEVLDQRPPQPTKVIDGEVILIVRLALACLSENPRSRPTMDQVSKAFGTGKSPLDDQFPMIRLGQLR